From a region of the uncultured Draconibacterium sp. genome:
- the trpC gene encoding indole-3-glycerol phosphate synthase TrpC has protein sequence MNILDKIIATKKEEVAAQKKVVSTEQLEKYPGFARKCNSLKENLQKDGASGIIAEFKQKSPSKGEINFSAKVEEVTKAYNAAGASCLSVLTDFEYFGGTLANLTKAREANPDIPILRKDFMIDTYQIVEAKAFGADVILLIAACLSKEKALELAKKAKELGLDVLMEIHNAEELEIVNDYVDVVGVNNRNLKTFEVSVETSVELSQLIPAKFVKISESGLAGAAEIKYLKEHGFKGFLIGETFMKTDDPGAACKKLIEEL, from the coding sequence ATGAATATTCTTGATAAAATAATAGCAACAAAAAAAGAGGAAGTAGCTGCCCAAAAGAAAGTGGTTAGCACTGAGCAATTGGAGAAATACCCAGGTTTTGCAAGAAAATGTAATTCGCTAAAAGAAAACCTGCAAAAAGATGGAGCTTCCGGTATTATTGCCGAATTCAAGCAAAAATCGCCATCAAAAGGCGAGATCAACTTTTCGGCAAAAGTGGAAGAGGTTACCAAAGCCTACAACGCGGCGGGTGCTTCATGCCTTTCTGTCCTCACCGATTTTGAATATTTTGGAGGAACATTAGCAAACCTTACAAAAGCGCGTGAAGCGAATCCGGATATCCCGATTTTGCGAAAAGATTTTATGATCGACACCTACCAGATTGTGGAAGCCAAAGCTTTTGGGGCGGATGTAATTCTTTTAATTGCCGCGTGTCTTTCGAAAGAAAAGGCACTGGAACTGGCAAAAAAAGCCAAAGAACTGGGCTTGGATGTGCTGATGGAAATCCATAATGCCGAAGAGCTGGAGATCGTAAACGACTATGTAGATGTTGTTGGCGTAAACAACCGCAACCTGAAAACTTTTGAGGTGAGCGTTGAAACTTCGGTGGAGCTTTCGCAACTTATTCCGGCCAAATTTGTAAAAATATCGGAAAGTGGGTTGGCAGGGGCTGCCGAGATTAAATACCTGAAAGAGCACGGTTTTAAAGGCTTCCTGATCGGTGAGACCTTTATGAAAACTGATGATCCGGGTGCGGCTTGTAAAAAACTGATTGAGGAATTATAA
- a CDS encoding phosphoribosylanthranilate isomerase: MTKNLKIKVCGMKFTQNREQVEALGVDLLGYIFYGPSKRFVGETPDAGLFQSDKPKVGVFVNENAFEIMGLAKNFGFEYIQLHGKENPKTCGILKNQGLHVLKAFPMDEEFKFASTAAFEGNVDYFLFDTKTKQHGGSGKKFNWQLLEKYAGNTPFFLSGGIGPDDAAEIKELNHPMLAGVDLNSGFEDEPGLKNIEKLKNFITELKK, translated from the coding sequence ATGACAAAAAATCTAAAAATAAAAGTATGCGGAATGAAATTCACGCAAAACCGTGAACAGGTGGAAGCACTTGGAGTCGATTTGCTGGGGTATATTTTTTACGGCCCCTCAAAACGATTTGTTGGCGAAACTCCTGATGCCGGGCTCTTTCAATCTGACAAGCCAAAAGTGGGTGTTTTTGTAAACGAGAATGCTTTTGAAATTATGGGATTAGCCAAAAACTTTGGGTTCGAATACATTCAATTGCATGGCAAGGAGAATCCAAAAACCTGTGGAATATTAAAAAACCAGGGATTGCATGTTTTAAAAGCCTTCCCTATGGATGAAGAATTTAAATTTGCATCAACAGCTGCTTTCGAGGGCAATGTCGATTATTTTTTATTCGATACTAAAACCAAACAACACGGTGGTTCGGGTAAAAAATTCAACTGGCAGTTACTGGAAAAGTACGCTGGGAATACACCATTCTTTCTGAGTGGGGGAATTGGTCCTGACGATGCTGCAGAGATTAAAGAACTAAATCATCCGATGCTAGCAGGAGTAGACCTGAACAGTGGTTTTGAAGACGAGCCCGGATTAAAAAACATTGAAAAACTGAAAAATTTTATAACTGAATTAAAAAAATAA
- the trpD gene encoding anthranilate phosphoribosyltransferase, whose product MKEILQYLFEGNTLTREEAKAALTEVGKGMHSDAEFASFLTVFKMRPLQSEELGGFRDAMAELSKKVDLSDYNAIDIVGTGGDGKNTFNISTLACFIVAGAGVNVTKHGNYAATSTSGSSNVLEFLGYEFSNEIDKLKNDLDKGGFCFLHAPLFHPAMKHIAPVRRALKVPTFFNILGPMINPSAPKFQVLGVNNSLNFEHYKNVYKTMDVNFAIVNSVDGYDEISLTADTHFATKSEDKLVSASEFGLPPIAPEKLFGGESIEDAAKIFIDILKGKGTTEQTNVVLANAAVGLQVVFPGKTLTECVEMARESLLSGNALKKLRAVTNKSF is encoded by the coding sequence ATGAAAGAAATATTACAATACCTATTTGAAGGAAACACCCTCACACGCGAAGAAGCAAAAGCGGCACTTACCGAAGTTGGAAAAGGCATGCATTCCGATGCTGAATTTGCATCATTTCTAACTGTTTTTAAAATGCGCCCTTTGCAGTCGGAAGAATTGGGCGGTTTTCGCGATGCCATGGCCGAACTTAGTAAAAAAGTGGACCTGTCAGATTACAATGCAATTGATATTGTTGGTACTGGCGGCGATGGAAAAAACACGTTCAACATCTCTACCCTAGCTTGTTTTATTGTCGCTGGTGCCGGTGTAAATGTAACCAAACACGGTAACTATGCAGCCACTTCAACCAGCGGTTCATCGAACGTGTTGGAGTTTTTGGGCTACGAATTCAGTAACGAAATCGACAAATTAAAAAATGACCTTGACAAAGGAGGATTTTGCTTTTTACATGCACCGCTTTTTCACCCGGCCATGAAACACATTGCTCCGGTGCGCCGCGCATTAAAGGTGCCTACATTTTTTAATATTCTGGGACCAATGATCAATCCATCGGCACCAAAATTTCAAGTACTGGGCGTAAACAACAGTTTAAATTTCGAGCATTACAAGAACGTATACAAAACAATGGATGTTAACTTTGCAATAGTGAATAGTGTTGATGGTTATGACGAGATTTCATTGACTGCTGACACGCACTTTGCCACAAAGTCGGAAGATAAACTGGTATCCGCATCCGAATTTGGATTGCCACCAATTGCCCCGGAAAAGCTTTTTGGTGGCGAGTCGATTGAGGATGCTGCAAAAATATTTATCGATATATTAAAAGGCAAGGGTACAACAGAACAAACCAATGTGGTTCTTGCAAACGCGGCTGTTGGTTTACAAGTAGTTTTTCCCGGTAAAACATTGACAGAATGTGTTGAAATGGCACGCGAATCTTTGCTAAGCGGAAATGCATTGAAAAAGCTGAGAGCAGTTACAAACAAATCCTTTTAA
- the trpB gene encoding tryptophan synthase subunit beta, whose amino-acid sequence MKYQVDEKGYYGEFGGAWIPEMMFTNVDELKRRYLEIIEADSFKKEFDQLLKDYVGRPSPLYYASRLSEHYGSKIYLKREDLNHTGSHKLNNTIGQILLAQQLGKTRIIAETGAGQHGVATATVCALKGIKCIVYMGALDVSRQAPNVKKMKMLGAEVIPVHSGNKTLKDATNEAMRDWINNPEDTHYIIGSVVGPHPFPDMVARFQSVISAEMKNQLLEQTGSEFPTRILACVGGGSNAAGAFYHYLDDEQVELIGVEAAGKGVDTEETAATLTVGTPGVLHSSRTVLMQNDDGQITEPYSISAGLDYPGIGPLHAHLFKTGRAKFLAATDEEVLKSVLLLTQKEGIIPALESAHALAALDKIKMNPDDVNVINLSGSGNKDMETYLNYFGY is encoded by the coding sequence ATGAAATATCAAGTAGACGAAAAAGGATATTACGGCGAATTTGGCGGGGCATGGATACCCGAAATGATGTTCACCAATGTTGATGAGCTAAAGCGCCGTTACCTGGAGATTATAGAAGCAGATTCATTCAAGAAAGAATTTGATCAGTTGTTAAAAGATTATGTGGGACGCCCGTCGCCGCTGTATTATGCCAGCCGCCTTTCAGAGCATTACGGGAGCAAAATCTATCTGAAAAGAGAAGATCTTAACCACACGGGATCGCATAAACTGAATAACACCATCGGACAAATTCTGCTGGCACAACAACTGGGGAAAACACGCATTATTGCCGAAACCGGAGCCGGACAGCACGGTGTGGCAACAGCAACAGTATGCGCACTGAAAGGCATAAAATGTATTGTTTACATGGGGGCTTTGGATGTTTCGCGCCAGGCACCTAACGTAAAAAAGATGAAAATGCTCGGCGCCGAAGTAATTCCAGTGCACAGCGGAAACAAAACACTAAAAGACGCTACCAACGAAGCCATGCGCGACTGGATCAACAATCCGGAAGACACGCACTACATTATAGGATCTGTAGTTGGGCCGCACCCCTTCCCCGATATGGTTGCACGTTTCCAATCGGTAATCAGTGCCGAGATGAAAAATCAATTGCTGGAACAAACCGGATCGGAATTTCCAACACGTATTTTAGCCTGTGTAGGCGGAGGAAGTAACGCCGCAGGAGCTTTTTATCACTACCTGGATGACGAGCAGGTGGAACTAATTGGTGTGGAAGCTGCGGGAAAAGGAGTTGATACCGAAGAAACGGCAGCGACCTTAACGGTTGGCACTCCTGGGGTGTTGCACTCGAGTAGAACTGTGTTAATGCAAAATGATGACGGACAGATAACCGAACCGTACTCCATTTCAGCAGGATTGGATTACCCGGGAATCGGACCTTTACATGCGCACCTTTTTAAAACCGGACGTGCAAAGTTTTTGGCTGCCACCGACGAAGAGGTGCTAAAGTCCGTATTGCTGCTAACACAAAAAGAAGGTATTATTCCGGCACTGGAATCGGCTCATGCTCTTGCAGCGTTGGATAAAATAAAAATGAATCCTGACGATGTGAATGTAATTAACCTTTCGGGCAGCGGAAACAAGGATATGGAAACCTACCTGAATTATTTTGGATATTAA